A stretch of Faecalibacterium duncaniae DNA encodes these proteins:
- a CDS encoding DUF512 domain-containing protein, producing the protein MAIKIDRIDAGSEAEALGLQPGDELLSVDENELNDTLDYDFYTDSSSFHLKAKVADGIREWDVRRAERGPFGCDFSTYLGDQKHSCSNHCMFCFIDQLPPGMRESLYFKDDDERLSFLFGNYITMTNMQDHEIDRIIKMHISPINISVHTTNPQLRVRMLANKRGGEVLKYLPRLVEGGIAVNCQLVLCRGINDGEELRRTLGDLLELTPMVQSIAAVPCGVTDYRQNLFKQTPYDAETSAAVIDIMEEFGDECKRRHGKRIIYPSDEWYLKARRPIPSAEFYEDFDQLENGVGMMRLFEDEFRAELDRPHRIYGTKQIDVVTGTMAGPLITELMDELHRQYPMIDVKVHVVKNNFFGGNVGVAGLVTATDIIAQCEGKLKSGTLGIPAVMLREEKDTFLDDMTIAQLGERLGVKVEVLPVGGGDEAKALLRTGLHISRRRA; encoded by the coding sequence CAGCAGCAGCTTTCACCTGAAGGCAAAGGTTGCCGATGGCATCCGGGAGTGGGATGTCCGGCGCGCGGAGCGCGGCCCCTTTGGCTGCGATTTCTCCACCTATCTGGGCGACCAGAAGCATTCCTGCTCCAACCACTGCATGTTCTGCTTCATCGACCAGCTGCCCCCCGGTATGCGCGAGAGCCTGTATTTCAAGGATGATGACGAGCGGCTGAGCTTTCTGTTCGGCAACTACATCACCATGACCAATATGCAGGATCACGAGATCGACCGCATCATCAAGATGCACATCTCGCCCATCAACATTTCGGTGCACACCACCAACCCCCAGCTCCGTGTCCGGATGCTGGCCAACAAGCGGGGCGGCGAGGTGCTCAAGTACCTGCCCCGTCTGGTGGAGGGCGGCATCGCCGTCAACTGTCAGCTGGTGCTCTGCCGGGGCATCAACGATGGCGAAGAGCTTCGCCGCACCCTGGGCGACCTGCTGGAGCTGACCCCCATGGTGCAGAGCATTGCCGCTGTGCCCTGCGGTGTGACGGATTACCGCCAGAATCTGTTCAAGCAGACCCCCTATGATGCCGAGACCAGCGCCGCTGTCATCGACATCATGGAGGAGTTTGGCGATGAGTGCAAGCGCCGCCACGGCAAGCGCATTATCTACCCCAGCGATGAGTGGTATCTCAAGGCGAGGCGGCCCATCCCCTCGGCGGAGTTCTATGAGGACTTTGACCAGCTGGAAAACGGCGTGGGCATGATGCGCCTGTTCGAGGATGAATTCCGGGCAGAGCTGGACAGGCCCCACCGCATCTACGGCACCAAGCAGATCGATGTGGTCACCGGTACCATGGCAGGCCCCCTCATCACTGAGCTGATGGACGAGCTCCACCGCCAGTACCCCATGATCGATGTAAAAGTTCACGTTGTCAAGAATAATTTCTTTGGCGGCAACGTGGGCGTGGCGGGGCTTGTCACCGCCACCGATATCATTGCCCAGTGTGAGGGAAAGCTGAAAAGCGGCACCCTGGGCATCCCCGCTGTCATGCTGCGGGAAGAAAAAGATACGTTCCTCGATGATATGACCATTGCCCAGCTGGGCGAACGGCTGGGGGTCAAGGTCGAGGTGCTGCCGGTGGGCGGCGGCGATGAGGCAAAAGCCCTGCTCCGCACCGGCCTGCATATTTCGAGAAGAAGAGCATAA